Proteins encoded together in one Bacteroides ovatus window:
- a CDS encoding outer membrane beta-barrel protein, whose protein sequence is MEEKELWMNKLKEKLADYSEPAPASGWEQLEKELMPPVEKKIYPYRKWMMAAAAIIILAVVSSVSLYFLGTPAADEIRHIQTPALASTPDALPGVQQPDMQGTAVEPVLRPVTREDRLAKVDRNHTEQKTGVDPLGIGNENKLSTGNGEDSLSEEDKNVKGNGETENVKDEPKQAENTDVSQGQSQDTERSNNRPRRPSGKDKLHIPTEKRSSQKGTWSMGLSVGNSGGASTEVGAGSHAYMSRVSMLSVSNGLMETIPNDQTLVFEDGVPYLRQAKQVVDIKHHQPISFGLSVRKGLAKGFSLETGLTYTLLSSDAKLAGEEQQIEQKLHYIGIPLRANWNFLDKKLVTLYVSGGGMVEKCVYGKLGSEKETVKPLQFSVSGGVGAQINATKRLGIYVEPGVAYYFNDGSDIQTIRKENPFNFNIQAGVRLTY, encoded by the coding sequence ATGGAAGAGAAAGAATTGTGGATGAATAAGTTGAAGGAGAAGCTTGCGGATTATTCCGAACCGGCGCCTGCTTCCGGTTGGGAACAACTGGAGAAAGAACTTATGCCTCCTGTGGAGAAGAAAATATATCCTTATCGAAAATGGATGATGGCTGCTGCAGCTATTATAATATTAGCTGTCGTTTCGTCAGTAAGTCTGTATTTTCTAGGGACACCCGCTGCGGATGAAATACGTCATATACAAACTCCGGCATTGGCTTCCACGCCCGATGCATTGCCGGGTGTGCAACAACCGGATATGCAGGGAACTGCTGTGGAACCTGTCTTACGGCCGGTAACTCGCGAAGATCGTTTGGCGAAAGTCGACAGGAATCATACGGAGCAGAAAACAGGTGTAGATCCATTAGGGATCGGTAATGAAAATAAACTTTCAACAGGAAATGGAGAAGACTCTTTGAGTGAGGAAGATAAGAATGTAAAAGGAAATGGAGAAACTGAAAATGTAAAAGATGAACCGAAGCAGGCAGAAAATACAGATGTCAGTCAGGGACAGTCACAGGATACAGAGCGATCGAATAACAGACCGCGTCGTCCTTCCGGTAAAGACAAACTTCATATTCCGACAGAAAAAAGATCTTCTCAAAAGGGAACATGGTCAATGGGACTTTCGGTAGGAAATTCAGGAGGTGCTTCAACAGAAGTAGGTGCCGGATCTCATGCTTATATGTCACGTGTGAGTATGCTTTCAGTTTCCAACGGTCTGATGGAGACGATTCCTAATGACCAAACATTGGTTTTCGAAGATGGAGTACCTTACCTGCGTCAGGCAAAACAGGTGGTTGATATTAAACATCATCAGCCTATTTCTTTCGGATTGTCCGTTCGTAAAGGTTTAGCTAAAGGATTCTCTCTTGAGACAGGACTGACTTATACGCTGCTTTCTTCGGATGCAAAACTGGCAGGTGAAGAACAACAGATAGAGCAGAAACTGCATTATATCGGTATTCCGTTGCGTGCCAACTGGAACTTCCTGGATAAGAAACTCGTCACTCTTTATGTTTCCGGTGGAGGTATGGTTGAGAAATGTGTTTATGGAAAGCTAGGATCTGAAAAAGAAACAGTGAAGCCTTTGCAGTTCTCGGTATCCGGTGGTGTAGGTGCGCAGATCAATGCAACGAAACGTTTGGGTATTTACGTGGAACCGGGTGTTGCTTATTATTTCAATGATGGCTCCGATATACAGACTATACGTAAAGAGAATCCGTTTAACTTCAACATACAAGCAGGTGTTCGTCTGACTTATTAG
- a CDS encoding ATP-binding protein, whose product MNTLERKLPIGIQTFEDIRRGNYLYVDKTSILWQIINTGKPYFLSRPRRFGKSLLVSTFEAYFQGRKDLFEGLAIEKLETKWEQYPVLHLDLNAKRYETAADLVAMLNQYLEKWEAVYGDEKKDRSPEERFSYIIEQAYLKTGKGVVVLVDEYDKPLLQALLDENLLDEYRRILKAFYGVLKSSDRYLRFIFLTGVTKFAQVSVFSDLNQLNDISMKIPYANICGITKKELVSTFTPELEHLAEVQEMSFEDTVDKMTAMYDGYHFTYSEEGLFNPFSVLNVFDGLMFDNYWFQTGTPTYLVELLKQSDYDLRLLIDGLEVGSSGFAEYRAETKNPLPMIYQSGYLTIKNFDKSLNLYTLGFPNDEVKYGFLKFLIPYYTPISSDETDFNAVKFVRELQLGDVHSFMERMKSFFADIPYELNTKTERHYQVIFYLVFKLMGQYVDAEVRSAKGRADAVVKTKDRIYVFEFKLEGTVDEALKQIDEKGYLLPYRTDGRELVKVGVSFNAEERNIGEYKVV is encoded by the coding sequence ATGAATACATTAGAGCGTAAATTGCCGATAGGGATACAGACATTTGAAGATATACGCCGAGGAAATTATCTTTATGTGGACAAGACGTCTATTTTATGGCAAATAATAAATACGGGAAAGCCTTATTTTCTTAGTCGTCCCCGTCGTTTTGGCAAAAGTCTGCTAGTTTCTACTTTTGAAGCCTACTTTCAGGGGCGTAAAGACCTTTTTGAGGGTTTGGCAATTGAAAAGTTAGAGACAAAGTGGGAGCAATATCCGGTTCTGCATCTTGATTTGAATGCGAAGAGATATGAGACGGCAGCAGATTTGGTTGCCATGCTAAATCAGTATTTGGAGAAATGGGAAGCCGTCTATGGTGATGAGAAGAAAGACCGTAGTCCTGAAGAACGCTTTAGTTACATCATCGAGCAAGCCTATTTGAAAACTGGAAAAGGAGTTGTGGTATTAGTAGATGAGTATGATAAGCCTTTGCTGCAAGCCCTTTTAGATGAAAACTTGTTGGATGAATACCGTCGTATTCTGAAGGCTTTTTATGGAGTACTAAAAAGTTCCGATCGCTATCTTCGGTTTATATTCTTGACAGGAGTCACAAAATTTGCCCAAGTAAGTGTATTCAGTGATTTGAATCAGTTGAATGATATTAGTATGAAAATTCCTTATGCCAATATTTGTGGTATTACTAAGAAGGAGTTAGTATCTACATTTACTCCCGAGTTGGAGCACTTGGCAGAAGTGCAGGAGATGTCCTTTGAAGATACAGTCGATAAAATGACAGCAATGTACGATGGCTATCACTTTACATATAGCGAAGAAGGACTATTCAATCCCTTCAGTGTGCTCAATGTCTTTGATGGATTAATGTTTGATAATTACTGGTTTCAGACTGGTACTCCTACCTATCTTGTAGAACTGCTGAAACAAAGTGATTATGATTTACGTTTGCTGATAGATGGCTTGGAAGTAGGAAGTTCCGGATTTGCAGAATACCGTGCGGAGACAAAGAATCCCCTTCCGATGATCTACCAAAGTGGTTATCTGACAATTAAAAATTTCGATAAATCATTGAACCTATATACATTAGGCTTCCCGAATGACGAGGTGAAATATGGTTTCCTTAAATTCCTGATACCCTATTATACCCCCATCTCTTCTGATGAAACGGATTTTAATGCAGTTAAGTTTGTCCGTGAACTTCAGTTGGGCGACGTTCATTCCTTTATGGAACGTATGAAATCATTCTTTGCCGACATTCCCTACGAATTGAATACAAAGACTGAACGTCATTATCAGGTTATTTTCTATCTTGTCTTTAAGTTGATGGGACAATATGTAGATGCGGAAGTACGCAGTGCAAAAGGCCGTGCCGATGCAGTGGTGAAAACAAAAGACCGTATTTATGTTTTTGAGTTTAAGCTGGAAGGAACAGTAGACGAAGCTCTGAAACAAATAGATGAAAAAGGATATCTGTTACCTTATCGAACAGACGGGCGTGAACTGGTTAAAGTCGGTGTCTCCTTTAATGCTGAAGAACGTAATATCGGTGAATACAAAGTAGTTTAA
- a CDS encoding RNA polymerase sigma-70 factor produces the protein MVDSTDEKHLLIDLKGGSFQAFERLYNMYSGKLYNFIMRLSSGNQYMAEEVVQATFIRIWEVHEKVDPASSFISFLCTIAKNLLMNMYQRQTVEYVYNEYLMKSSVDRDSQTEENIDLRFLNEYIDSLAEELPAQRKKIFILSKRQNYTNKEIAEIMGISESTVATQLSLAVKFMREQLMKHYDKVITLLLAFFVNEM, from the coding sequence ATGGTAGATTCTACAGATGAAAAACATTTATTAATCGACTTAAAAGGCGGTTCCTTTCAGGCATTCGAAAGATTGTATAATATGTATAGTGGCAAACTGTACAATTTCATTATGCGACTCTCTTCCGGCAATCAATATATGGCCGAAGAAGTGGTGCAAGCCACTTTTATTCGTATATGGGAAGTGCATGAAAAAGTAGACCCGGCTTCCTCGTTTATCTCTTTTCTCTGTACGATTGCCAAAAACTTATTGATGAATATGTATCAGCGTCAGACCGTAGAGTATGTTTACAATGAATATCTCATGAAAAGTAGCGTAGACCGTGATTCACAGACAGAAGAGAATATTGATCTGCGCTTTTTGAATGAGTATATCGATTCTCTTGCCGAAGAACTGCCTGCGCAACGGAAGAAAATATTCATTTTGAGCAAAAGGCAGAATTACACAAATAAAGAAATAGCCGAAATCATGGGAATTTCCGAAAGTACGGTTGCTACCCAATTATCTTTGGCTGTGAAATTTATGCGTGAACAGTTGATGAAGCATTATGATAAGGTAATTACCCTTTTGTTGGCCTTTTTTGTTAATGAAATGTAA
- a CDS encoding RagB/SusD family nutrient uptake outer membrane protein codes for MKKYIVFIAVSSLLFCSSCTSFLEETNPNKIPASTFYQTEDDIAMAANGAYAALRGNGYYKNMYLYTDVRSENTTLQDPGAGNGVNYQFYNYTLTTDNAQVKTHWADLYKCVTRANIILDQIDDIPFKDEVVKNQKKAEMYFLRGLTYFHLVMQFGDVPIVTKELKTKDEIQKYTARQPKSEVYNLIISDLTQVINSELPDIQTGNGVGRASKAAAYALLGKVYLTMAADSDFQSERTSNLQSAKTNLVAAWNMKPFTSLKDIPYADVFDKEAQTFCQENIFQVMYKGGNSSLASNYAYIFQPTSQTGLTSQKTGTGNNIPTSDMMSAYESGDTRKAISCGTSQNVNYVKKYTDLDDINGYGANNWIVLRYADVALMLAEVKMHLSENDAVSYLNMVRERAGLDDYSGSSLRDAILRERRVEFAFEGQYWYDLLRLYSRQELLEHMKAKNPNFSAKDFLLPIPYDEHKLDPTRMYQNEGYN; via the coding sequence ATGAAAAAATACATAGTATTTATCGCAGTAAGTTCGCTATTGTTTTGCAGTAGTTGTACGAGTTTTCTGGAAGAAACCAATCCAAATAAGATTCCGGCCAGTACTTTCTATCAGACCGAAGATGATATTGCAATGGCTGCGAATGGTGCGTATGCAGCTTTGAGAGGAAACGGGTATTATAAGAATATGTATTTGTACACAGATGTTCGTTCGGAAAACACCACGTTGCAGGATCCGGGAGCAGGAAATGGGGTTAATTATCAATTTTATAACTATACATTGACAACAGATAATGCACAAGTGAAAACTCATTGGGCAGATTTGTATAAATGCGTGACAAGAGCTAATATAATATTGGATCAGATAGATGATATTCCTTTTAAGGATGAAGTTGTGAAAAACCAGAAAAAGGCGGAAATGTATTTCTTGCGTGGATTGACTTATTTTCATCTTGTAATGCAGTTTGGAGATGTCCCTATCGTAACCAAAGAACTAAAGACGAAAGATGAAATTCAGAAATATACTGCCCGCCAGCCAAAGAGCGAAGTCTATAATTTGATTATTTCCGATTTGACACAGGTTATTAATAGTGAATTGCCGGATATTCAAACGGGTAATGGGGTAGGCCGTGCTTCAAAAGCTGCTGCGTATGCTTTATTGGGCAAAGTTTACTTGACAATGGCTGCTGATTCTGATTTTCAGTCGGAAAGAACTTCAAATCTGCAATCTGCGAAAACAAATTTAGTTGCAGCATGGAACATGAAACCTTTTACAAGCCTGAAAGATATCCCTTATGCTGATGTTTTTGATAAGGAAGCTCAAACATTCTGTCAAGAGAATATTTTTCAGGTGATGTATAAAGGAGGCAACTCCAGTTTAGCCTCAAATTACGCCTATATATTTCAACCCACTTCCCAGACGGGGCTTACTTCGCAGAAAACGGGGACGGGGAATAATATACCGACGTCTGATATGATGAGTGCCTATGAATCGGGAGATACGCGTAAGGCTATCTCGTGCGGTACGTCACAGAACGTTAATTATGTGAAGAAGTACACAGATCTCGATGACATAAATGGCTATGGGGCGAATAACTGGATTGTGCTTCGTTATGCCGATGTCGCATTAATGTTGGCAGAAGTGAAAATGCATTTGAGCGAGAATGATGCGGTAAGCTATTTGAACATGGTACGCGAACGTGCTGGTCTGGATGATTATTCCGGCAGTAGTTTGCGCGATGCGATCCTTCGTGAGAGAAGAGTCGAGTTTGCTTTTGAAGGACAGTATTGGTATGATTTGTTACGTCTTTATTCTCGTCAGGAACTGTTGGAGCACATGAAAGCGAAGAATCCAAATTTCTCTGCGAAAGATTTTTTGTTGCCTATCCCGTATGATGAACATAAACTGGATCCGACAAGAATGTATCAAAATGAAGGATATAACTAA
- a CDS encoding TonB-dependent receptor translates to MKHKTTFEKLPQTNVGRSKNWKTLRAICLLLFLSVSFTAYSQITVNVKDISLRASLKKIEQVSNYKFFYNESLPELNQKVSLNVKDATIEQTMQQLLGKMELTYKKEQENVIVLIRKPQEKQRNIKVSGTVVDSNGEPIIGASVVVKGTSNGTITDLDGNFSINDVSETSQLTVSYIGYKPVQLRATDKNMAKVVLQEDSKMIEEVVVVGYTPMRKSDFTGSLASVKASELSLSAATAGQALVGKVAGVQVMQTSGAPGEGVKIKVRGTNSLSASTTPLYVIDGYPASEDVYINPEDIETIDVLKDAASAAIYGSRGASGVVLITTKRGNSGKARIDYDYQFSMQQVERKIKLLDAYQYRDLVIEARNNSYRDKAEAAGKSWNPLDDNAIRASKGFNLNEVGISDLFFDFTTGKPVDPTYNTDWQDAIYGNAPMHRHNLSVTGGQDFLKYRFSLGYLDQDGIIAPSGHKRLNVRANVDAEVTKRLKVGVNFSFVDVSERQVQADGRYINDGVVQSALLMFPQFPVYNSDGTYAVGNQIAMKADGYQMVENPVALAHEIDIRNKSSRMNFNANITYDILKQLQFKANLGTQYYTSRYNYYRPRTVGQDGDMPNSDAVQARVKARDITNRDIDRLGEFTLNYNGEFGKHRLNALVGYTLQKKTYDRVAVEATGFPDDRIHEVTAHGPNASDIGLYSSDTRKAAWTMMSYLARVNYSFDNRYVVTGTVRTDGSSRFGKENRWGWFPSISLGWTISNEKFYQDLLGNNSSLKLRASWGLSGNNNIGNYEHTATMSQGGYVYGNTVETAYWQGTFKDAAIGWEKTSQYNVGFDLGLFNGRVNLIGNYYNSLSYDLLYDQPISSISGSSSVKTNLKNAKVRNSGVDFQIDGRILTGDFKWNVSANISVNRNKVVDLGGINDLYLVSERNVVSHVTRSGLPIGSFYGYIADGIISEKDYTNIMIDKSNLVNGKFPDGYQLIGPAVPNYNNIHPGDVKWRDVDKNGLITENDREILGNAYPDFTYGISTDFSYKNFDLRATFTGSQGAEVINFQKYYLYNMEGSGNQLASVLNRWHSDENPGSGGVFRAARSSTPNTSQRLSSYMVDDASYFRCANITLGYNFPVKWMQKVSVQALRLYVSVDNLFTLTDYEGYNPEVDYKGNNLLPGFDWGVYPLARTYSIGAKITF, encoded by the coding sequence ATGAAGCACAAAACAACCTTTGAAAAACTCCCTCAAACAAACGTGGGGAGAAGTAAGAACTGGAAAACACTGCGGGCTATTTGTCTGCTATTGTTTTTAAGCGTCTCTTTTACCGCTTATTCTCAAATAACGGTGAATGTGAAAGACATCTCTTTGAGAGCCTCTTTAAAGAAAATCGAGCAAGTAAGCAATTACAAATTCTTCTACAATGAGAGCCTTCCGGAGTTAAACCAAAAAGTTTCGTTAAATGTGAAAGATGCAACGATTGAACAAACCATGCAACAACTTTTGGGTAAAATGGAGTTAACCTACAAGAAAGAGCAAGAGAATGTCATTGTATTGATTCGTAAACCACAAGAAAAGCAGCGTAATATAAAGGTTTCAGGAACCGTAGTTGATTCGAATGGAGAGCCTATTATCGGTGCTAGTGTTGTGGTCAAGGGTACATCTAATGGAACAATAACTGATTTAGATGGTAATTTTTCCATCAATGATGTCTCCGAAACATCTCAACTAACAGTTTCCTACATCGGATATAAACCCGTTCAACTTCGTGCTACCGATAAAAATATGGCGAAAGTTGTTCTGCAGGAAGATAGTAAGATGATTGAAGAAGTCGTAGTCGTTGGCTATACTCCTATGCGTAAGAGTGATTTCACAGGTTCTTTGGCAAGTGTTAAGGCTAGTGAATTATCTCTTTCAGCAGCAACCGCCGGACAAGCTTTAGTCGGTAAAGTCGCTGGTGTACAGGTGATGCAGACAAGTGGTGCGCCGGGAGAAGGAGTGAAGATTAAAGTTCGTGGAACGAACTCTCTTTCAGCTAGTACAACACCTCTCTATGTGATTGATGGATATCCGGCTTCAGAAGATGTATATATCAATCCCGAGGATATTGAAACTATTGATGTATTGAAAGACGCAGCTTCGGCAGCCATTTATGGTTCTCGAGGTGCTAGTGGCGTGGTACTTATCACCACAAAGAGGGGTAATTCGGGAAAAGCCCGTATTGATTATGACTATCAGTTTAGTATGCAACAAGTAGAGCGTAAGATTAAGTTGCTGGATGCCTATCAATACAGGGATTTGGTAATTGAAGCCCGTAATAATTCTTATCGTGATAAAGCAGAAGCTGCTGGAAAATCATGGAACCCATTGGATGATAATGCAATAAGAGCTTCAAAAGGTTTTAACTTGAATGAAGTGGGCATTTCTGATTTGTTTTTTGATTTCACAACCGGAAAACCGGTCGATCCTACTTACAATACAGATTGGCAGGACGCCATCTATGGGAATGCTCCGATGCATCGTCATAATCTATCTGTTACAGGAGGACAGGATTTCTTGAAATATCGTTTTAGTTTGGGTTATCTGGATCAGGATGGAATTATAGCTCCTTCCGGACATAAGCGTTTGAATGTTCGTGCCAATGTAGATGCAGAAGTCACGAAACGCTTGAAAGTTGGAGTAAACTTTTCTTTTGTTGATGTTTCGGAACGACAGGTTCAAGCAGACGGTCGTTATATAAATGATGGTGTCGTACAAAGTGCTCTATTAATGTTTCCTCAATTCCCTGTATATAATTCGGATGGAACTTATGCAGTCGGAAATCAGATTGCGATGAAAGCTGATGGCTATCAGATGGTCGAGAATCCCGTGGCACTTGCTCATGAAATTGATATCCGCAACAAGTCAAGCCGAATGAATTTCAATGCTAATATCACTTATGATATATTGAAACAGCTTCAGTTTAAAGCCAATTTGGGAACTCAATATTATACTTCCCGTTATAATTACTATCGTCCGCGTACTGTAGGACAAGATGGTGATATGCCCAATTCGGATGCTGTTCAGGCACGTGTGAAAGCTCGTGACATAACAAATCGTGATATTGACCGTTTGGGAGAGTTTACGTTAAATTATAATGGTGAATTCGGGAAACATCGCCTGAATGCTTTAGTGGGCTACACCTTACAGAAAAAAACTTATGACCGCGTAGCCGTTGAAGCAACAGGTTTTCCCGACGACCGTATTCATGAAGTGACAGCGCATGGTCCGAATGCTTCCGATATAGGCTTGTATAGCAGCGATACCCGAAAGGCTGCATGGACAATGATGTCTTATCTGGCACGTGTAAACTATTCATTCGATAATCGCTATGTAGTGACGGGTACAGTAAGAACTGACGGATCTTCACGTTTTGGAAAAGAAAACCGTTGGGGTTGGTTTCCTTCTATTTCTTTAGGTTGGACTATATCGAATGAAAAGTTTTATCAGGATTTGTTAGGTAATAATTCATCCTTAAAACTTCGTGCCAGTTGGGGATTGAGTGGAAACAACAATATTGGTAACTACGAGCATACAGCTACTATGTCTCAAGGTGGTTACGTATATGGTAATACTGTCGAAACAGCCTATTGGCAAGGAACTTTCAAAGATGCGGCTATCGGATGGGAAAAAACATCCCAATACAATGTAGGGTTTGATTTGGGATTATTCAATGGTCGTGTCAACTTGATAGGTAACTATTATAATAGTCTTTCGTATGATTTGTTGTACGACCAGCCTATATCATCCATATCGGGCTCTTCCAGTGTAAAAACAAACTTGAAAAATGCAAAAGTACGTAATAGCGGAGTTGATTTCCAAATAGACGGGCGTATTTTGACAGGAGATTTTAAATGGAATGTAAGTGCTAATATATCAGTAAATCGAAATAAAGTTGTCGATTTGGGTGGTATTAATGATTTGTATTTAGTTAGTGAGCGCAATGTGGTAAGCCATGTGACCCGTTCCGGGCTTCCTATCGGCTCTTTCTATGGCTACATTGCTGATGGTATTATTTCCGAGAAGGATTACACCAATATAATGATTGATAAAAGCAATCTGGTTAATGGCAAATTTCCTGACGGATATCAGTTGATAGGACCGGCAGTTCCTAATTATAATAACATACATCCGGGAGATGTGAAATGGCGGGATGTTGATAAGAATGGTTTGATTACAGAAAACGACCGTGAAATTCTAGGCAATGCTTACCCGGATTTTACATACGGTATCAGTACCGATTTCTCTTATAAGAACTTTGATTTGAGAGCGACATTTACCGGTTCTCAAGGAGCTGAAGTAATAAACTTCCAGAAATATTATCTGTACAATATGGAAGGCTCCGGCAATCAGTTGGCATCTGTTTTGAACCGTTGGCATTCTGACGAAAATCCGGGTTCCGGCGGAGTGTTTCGTGCAGCGCGTAGTTCCACTCCTAATACCAGTCAGCGGCTTAGTTCTTATATGGTGGATGATGCTTCCTATTTCCGTTGTGCAAATATCACATTGGGGTATAATTTTCCGGTGAAGTGGATGCAGAAAGTGAGCGTTCAGGCGTTGAGGCTATATGTCAGTGTTGACAATTTATTCACATTGACCGATTATGAAGGATATAATCCTGAAGTGGATTATAAAGGTAATAACCTGTTACCCGGTTTTGATTGGGGAGTTTATCCTTTGGCACGTACTTATAGTATAGGAGCAAAAATAACTTTTTAA
- a CDS encoding RNA polymerase sigma factor — MEEIELSEQCRLGNNRARKELYEQYAGRMLGICLRYTGDRDTAQDLLHDGFLKIFDSFDKFTWRGEGSLRAWMERVMVNTVLQYLRKNDVINQSTPLEELPEEYEEPDASDVEAIPQNVLMQFIEELPAGYRTVFNLYTFEDKSHKEIAQVLGINEKSSASQLFRAKSVLAKRVKEWIMHNG, encoded by the coding sequence ATGGAAGAAATAGAGTTGTCGGAACAATGTAGGCTGGGTAATAATCGGGCCCGCAAGGAACTGTATGAACAGTATGCGGGGCGTATGCTTGGCATCTGTCTACGCTATACCGGCGACCGGGATACAGCCCAGGATCTGCTTCACGACGGTTTTTTAAAGATATTCGATTCGTTCGATAAGTTCACCTGGAGGGGTGAAGGCTCTTTGCGAGCCTGGATGGAACGGGTGATGGTCAACACAGTTTTACAGTATCTTCGGAAAAATGATGTGATTAATCAGTCGACACCTTTGGAAGAGTTGCCCGAAGAATATGAAGAGCCGGATGCTTCCGATGTAGAAGCGATACCACAAAATGTGTTGATGCAGTTTATTGAAGAATTACCCGCCGGCTATCGTACTGTGTTCAATCTTTATACATTTGAAGACAAATCGCATAAAGAAATCGCACAGGTATTAGGTATCAATGAAAAATCTTCAGCTTCGCAACTGTTTCGTGCGAAGAGTGTATTAGCAAAAAGAGTAAAAGAATGGATAATGCATAATGGATAG
- a CDS encoding FecR family protein, with protein MDKTHYKELIEKYFEETITDVEIKELSDWIKNDRQLHDWWEQEFERSDSSMNPVLRDKLFARIKEETLGKEVRPLRIIPWKWVAAILLPVCVAFFTYYLLDSSPTAETPFIVKAGKGDKATIELPDGTNVVLNSASQLSYLNNFGEKVRRVQLNGEAYFKVAHDEKHAFIVQIGDLEVKVLGTSFNVSAYEDAKDVTVVLLEGKVGVYAQKISHIMKPGDKIEYNKATHKITATQVHPNDYIEWTKGNIYFEKESLENIMKTLSRIYDVEIRFDSNKLPNEYFTGTIPGGGIQNALNILMLTSPFYYEMDGSVIVLKEK; from the coding sequence ATGGATAAGACACATTATAAAGAGCTAATTGAAAAATATTTCGAAGAAACGATCACGGATGTCGAGATAAAAGAACTGTCAGACTGGATAAAGAATGACCGTCAGTTGCATGACTGGTGGGAGCAAGAGTTTGAGAGATCGGATTCCTCCATGAACCCAGTGTTGCGTGATAAACTTTTTGCCCGGATCAAAGAAGAGACTTTGGGCAAGGAAGTGCGCCCCCTCCGTATCATCCCTTGGAAATGGGTTGCTGCTATTTTATTACCTGTCTGTGTCGCTTTCTTCACTTACTATCTTTTAGATTCTTCTCCAACGGCAGAAACACCCTTTATTGTGAAAGCGGGCAAAGGAGATAAAGCAACCATTGAATTGCCGGACGGAACAAATGTTGTTCTCAATTCAGCTTCCCAATTAAGTTACCTGAATAACTTCGGAGAAAAAGTTCGTCGCGTGCAACTGAATGGTGAAGCCTATTTTAAAGTAGCCCATGATGAGAAACACGCCTTCATTGTGCAAATCGGTGATTTGGAAGTGAAAGTGCTCGGTACTTCTTTTAATGTATCTGCCTATGAAGATGCCAAAGACGTGACAGTCGTTCTTTTGGAAGGAAAAGTAGGGGTCTATGCGCAGAAAATATCGCATATCATGAAGCCCGGCGACAAAATAGAATATAATAAAGCCACTCATAAGATAACAGCCACTCAAGTGCATCCGAATGATTATATTGAATGGACGAAAGGAAATATCTATTTTGAGAAAGAATCTTTGGAGAATATAATGAAAACCCTTTCACGTATCTATGACGTAGAGATTCGTTTCGACTCCAATAAACTACCTAATGAATATTTCACCGGAACCATTCCGGGAGGCGGCATACAGAATGCGCTGAATATTCTGATGCTTACTTCACCTTTCTATTATGAAATGGACGGTTCGGTGATTGTTTTGAAGGAGAAATAA
- a CDS encoding NigD-like protein, which translates to MKKFKFIAFIFAIMTTMPILQSCLDDDDNSSDLLAISTINMISQDSKEFYFTLDDGKKMYPSNSQGWNNEDWVEGQRAFVIFNELEEPVNGYDLNIQVKGINPILTKDIVTMGEDDNDEEKIGDDKINTTYMWINKDNKYLTIEFQYYGTHSDDKKHFLNLVINDKEETAPTADEGNAEDEYINLEFRHNSEGDDPQRLGEGYVSFKLDKIKDRMEGKKGLRIRVNTIYGGPKTYEVKFP; encoded by the coding sequence ATGAAGAAATTTAAATTCATTGCCTTTATCTTTGCTATTATGACTACCATGCCGATTCTCCAGTCATGCTTGGACGACGATGATAATTCGTCCGATCTTCTGGCTATCAGCACCATCAATATGATTAGCCAGGATAGCAAGGAATTTTATTTCACTTTGGATGACGGGAAAAAGATGTATCCCAGCAACTCACAAGGATGGAACAATGAAGATTGGGTGGAGGGACAAAGAGCTTTTGTGATATTCAACGAGTTGGAAGAGCCTGTGAATGGATACGACCTTAATATTCAGGTGAAAGGTATCAATCCAATCTTAACCAAAGACATCGTCACAATGGGTGAAGATGACAACGACGAAGAGAAAATCGGAGATGATAAGATCAACACGACTTATATGTGGATCAATAAGGATAATAAATATCTGACGATTGAATTCCAATATTACGGAACACATAGTGATGATAAAAAACATTTCCTGAATCTGGTGATTAACGACAAAGAAGAGACTGCTCCCACTGCTGACGAAGGCAATGCGGAGGACGAATATATCAATCTGGAATTCCGTCATAACAGTGAAGGAGATGATCCTCAACGTTTGGGTGAAGGATATGTGTCTTTCAAACTGGATAAGATTAAAGACCGGATGGAGGGGAAAAAGGGACTAAGAATTCGTGTCAACACCATTTATGGCGGGCCGAAAACTTATGAAGTGAAATTTCCTTAG